The Oncorhynchus tshawytscha isolate Ot180627B linkage group LG30, Otsh_v2.0, whole genome shotgun sequence genome includes a region encoding these proteins:
- the LOC112228915 gene encoding V-type proton ATPase catalytic subunit A has protein sequence MDTSKLPKIRDEERESEFGYVHGVSGPVVTATAMAGAAMYELVRVGHSELVGEIIRLEGDMATIQVYEETSGVSVGDPVLRTGKPLSVELGPGIMGSIFDGIQRPLKDINDLTQSIYIPRGVNIGALNRDLKWEFTPGQSLRTGSHITGGDIYGTVFENSLIKHKLMLPPRSRGTVTYVAPPGNYDVNDVVLELEFEGLKEKFTMIQVWPVRQIRPVTEKLPANHPLLTGQRVLDALFPCVQGGTTAIPGAFGCGKTVISQSLSKYSNSDVIIYVGCGERGNEMSEVLRDFPELTMEVDGKVESIMKRTALVANTSNMPVAAREASIYTGITLSEYFRDMGYNVSMMADSTSRWAEALREISGRLAEMPADSGYPAYLGARLASFYERAGRVKCLGNPEREGSVSIVGAVSPPGGDFSDPVTSATLGIVQVFWGLDKKLAQRKHFPSVNWLISYSKYTRALDEYYDKHFPEFVPLRTKAKEILQEEEDLAEIVQLVGKASLAETDKITLEVAKLLKDDFLQQNGYTPYDRFCPFYKTVGILSNTIAFYDLARHAVETTAQSDNKITWSMIREHMGEVLYRLSSMKFKDPVKEGEVKIKADYAQLLEDMQNAFRTLED, from the exons ATGGACACTTCCAAGCTTCCTAAAATCCGTGATGAGGAGAGGGAAAGCGAGTTTGGATATGTACATGGAGTTTCTGGGCCAG TGGTGACAGCTACCGCCATGGCAGGAGCGGCCATGTACGAGCTTGTGCGTGTGGGCCACAGTGAGCTGGTGGGAGAGATCATCAGGCTGGAGGGAGACATGGCAACCATTCAGGTCTACGAAGAGACCT CTGGTGTGTCTGTCGGAGACCCTGTCCTTCGGACAGGAAAGCCCCTGTCTGTAGAGTTGGGGCCGGGAATCATGGGCTCCATCTTTGATGGTATCCAGCGTCCCCTCAAAGACATCAATGACCTCACTCAAAGCATATATATCCCTAGAGGAGTCAACATTGGGGCCCTCAACCGTGACCTCAAGTGGGAGTTTACACCTGGCCAGAGTCTTCGA ACCGGCAGTCACATAACAGGTGGGGATATCTATGGCACGGTGTTTGAGAACTCCCTGATCAAGCACAAGTTGATGCTCCCACCCCGGAGCAGAGGCACTGTCACCTACGTGGCCCCTCCTGGAAACTATGATGTCAAT GATGTGGTGCTGGAACTGGAGTTTGAGGGTTTGAAGGAGAAGTTTACCATGATCCAGGTCTGGCCAGTGCGACAGATTCGCCCGGTCACAGAGAAGCTGCCTGCCAATCACCCCCTGCTTACTGGCCAGAGAGTGTTGGATGCTCTCTTCCC GTGTGTCCAGGGAGGCACCACCGCTATCCCAGGAGCCTTTGGTTGTGGCAAGACTGTGATCTCACAGTCCCTGTCCAAGTATTCCAACAGTGATGTCATCATCTATGTGGGCTGCGGAGAGCGTGGAAATGAGATGTCTGAAGTGCTGAGAGATTTCCCTGAG CTTACAATGGAAGTGGATGGAAAGGTAGAAAGTATCATGAAGAGAACAGCGCTAGTGGCCAACACTTCCAACATGCCCGTCGCTGCTAGAGAGGCCTCCATTTACACAG GAATCACTCTGTCCGAGTACTTCAGAGACATGGGCTACAATGTCAGTATGATGGCCGACTCCACCTCCCGATGGGCAGAGGCACTTAGGGAGATCTCAGGACGATTAGCTGAGATGCCTGCTG ACAGCGGGTACCCTGCCTACCTTGGAGCCAGACTGGCCTCCTTCTATGAGCGTGCTGGCAGGGTGAAGTGCCTGGgcaacccagagagagagggcagcgtCAGCATTGTTGGAGC TGTGTCTCCCCCTGGTGGAGACTTCTCGGATCCTGTTACTTCAGCTACGCTGGGTATTGTACAG GTGTTCTGGGGTCTGGATAAGAAGCTGGCGCAGAGAAAGCATTTCCCCTCAGTGAACTGGCTGATCAGTTACAGCAAATACACGCGGGCGCTGGACGAGTACTACGACAAGCACTTCCCTGAGTTTGTGCCGCTTCGCACAAAGGCCAAGGAGATcctgcaggaggaggaggatctGGCTGAGATTGTGCAGCTTGTGGGAAAG GCATCTCTCGCTGAGACTGACAAGATCACATTGGAGGTTGCTAAACTACTCAAGGATGACTTCCTGCAGCAGAATGGATATACTCCATACGACAG GTTCTGCCCTTTCTACAAAACGGTGGGCATCCTCTCGAATACGATTGCGTTCTACGACTTGGCGCGACATGCAGTCGAGACCACGGCTCAGAGTGACAACAAGATCACCTGGTCCATGATCCGGGAGCACATGGGAGAGGTCCTCTACAGGCTCAGCTCCATGAAGTTCAAG GACCCAGTGAAGG